The DNA sequence GCCGAAGTCGACGCCATTCGCAAGGCCTGCCGCGAGCTGGGCACCTTCCAGCTCGACGACTGCGACCTGTACACCAGCTGTGAGCCGTGCCCGATGTGCCTGGGCGCCATCTACTGGGCCCGCCCCCGCCGCGTGTTCTACGGCAACACCAAGCAGGACGCCGCCGCCATCGGCTTCGACGACCAGTTTATCTACGACGAAATCGAGAAGCCCCTCGCGGGCCGCCAGATTCCGATGACCCAGCTGCTGCGCGACGAGGCCCTGGCCGGCTTCCGGGCCTGGGAAAGCAAGGAGGGCAAAACCGAGTACTAAGCGTTGCTTTTCTCTTCTTCGACCTCCGCAAAAGGCCTCTTCGGGGGCCTTTTGCTATCTTCAGGGCTATGAAACACTTCCTTTCCCTTGCGGCCCTGGCGCTGCTGCTGGCGGGCTGCCACGCCAACCCCGCCGAAGAGCAAAAAGCCATTGCGGCCGTGGAGCAGTACGTGCAGCAGCAGGTGGGCGGCCCCGTTACGCCGGTGCACTCGGAGGCCCACACCGGCCACCAGCCGGACGCCGAGGGCCGCCGCCGCGCGGGTTACACCGTGGAATATACCTTCGAACTGGAACGGACGCCGGGCCGGAAAGAGGAAGTAACGGCCGTGTATTTCGCCGATTCGGCTGGCAACGTTATGCCTTCTACCAAGTAGCGCACGACGCCCTAGCCCGAATACATCCTATTTTTTACCCAAACTGTACGAAACTATTCTCTGCGGCAAAGTCTTATTCAACCAGTATATGCAGCGCCTTACAGGCCATTTTGGTTGGTATAAGTATAGTTTAGCCGTAGCCCTTGCGACACCTCTCCACTACCCTCCTCCTTTTATTAGTACTGATTCACGCCGCCGCCGCCCAAACGGGTAACTGGACCCCGCCGGGGGCCGACGCCTCGTTTCCGCGCACCCTGCTGCGAGCCGCCGACGTGCCCCAGGTGCAGACTTCCCTGCTGCGGCCCGCAGCCGGCGCCCTCTACGCCGGCCTCTACCAAAGCGCCCAGGCCGCTCCCACCACCGATAACACCTCCACCGACGGCCGGCGGGCCCGCGCTACGCTGGCCAAAAACGCCGCCTTCGTGCTGCTGCTCGACCGGCAAGCCCGCAACGGCACGCTCAGCCCCCTGGCACCGGACGAAAAAGCGGCCCTCCTGACCACGGCCAAAACCCTACTGGAAAGCGCCAATCCCAACGTGGAGGTCTTTGCCACGCTGACCAGCCCCTCGTCCTACAACGAGTGGCAGTGGCGCTCCAAGGAGCTGATTGACTACCTGATAGCCTACGATTTGCTGCGCGGGGCCGGCGAAACGGAAAGCACCCTGGCCCTGGTCCGGCAGCGGCTGCAGGCCTTTGCCGGCAACCTCGACTCGCAGTCGGTGAAGCCGTTTAAGCCGGTTTCCTTTCTCAGCTACGAGTTTTACAAGCAGGTAAAAAACAACCACACCCTGATGACGGCCGCCGCCCTGGGCATGGCCGCCGTGGTGCTCAACGACGTGGGCAGCGCCACCTACGTCAGCCGCCGCCCGACTTCCTGGATCAACCACGGGCTGTTCAACCTCGACAACGTGCTCTGGCAGGACGCGCAGCGGCAGTCGGACCCGGCGGCCGTGGCGGGCTACGCCGAGGGGCCCTACTACTTCAAGTACGCGTTTCTGAACTGCCTGCCCTTTTTCCGGGCTATGGGCCACTTCCTGCCCGACAATATCCTGAGCTACTCGTTTGGGGGCACCACCCGCGCCATTCGCAACCCGTATTTCGACCCGCGCTACGACCAGCTCTACGACTGGATAACGGCCATTCTGCTGCCCGATGGCCGCCTGCCGGCTCTGGAAGACTCCTACGTGGACATGGCCATGCCCGAGCTGGCCCTCACCGGCAAAAGCCGCTACGTGCGGCCCCTGCACCTGAGCAATTTATCAACCCGGCAGCTCAACTCCCTGGCCAGCCAGTTGCGCGACGCCACCGTGGACATGCGCGCGGCCTACCTGGCGGCCAACCTGCTGCCGGCCGCGCCCACTAACGCGCCGCTGACGGCCCTGCCCCAGAGCGGCAACCTGATTTTCCGCTCCGGCAACGACTCGCTGGCCAGCTACCTGCACGTGTACGGCAAAGGCGGCGCGGCCCAGGCCAATTCCGGTGGCCACAGTCAGGCCGATGCCAGCAGCTTCCTGCTGTATGCCCACGGCCAGCTGCTGGCCCTCGACCCCGGCTACCTCAGCTACGGCCGCCGCGACTCGCTGGGCCAGGCCGCCAACCACAACCTGATTCTGGTGGATAACGCCGGTCCGGCCATCGGCACGCCCGGCGCGCCCAACGACGCCCCGGCCGCCATTCGCAACACCTTCCAGACCGACAAGCTGGCTTATGGCGAGGTGCAGACTTCCTACCAGACTGCCACCATTACCCGCAAGACGCTCTTTATCCGCAACGAGTATTTCCTGCTGGCCGACTTCGTCAAGGCCTCTGCGGCCCACACCTACACCTGGCAGCTGCACGGCTACGGCCTGGAAAACGGCCCGGCCAGCACCGGCACGTTCACCGATAACCTCGCCGGCCACGAAGGCAGCTGGCAGAAAAACGGGGCCGGGCTACTGGCCCACGTTACGGCTACCGGCGGGGCCAGCACCTACGCCAAAGCCACCAACCGCCACGAGCTGGCCTACAACCTCTCGGAAAAGCACACCACCTTGCTGGTGCGCAAAAGCGGCGCGGCCCAAACCCAGTTTCTGACCGTATTGGCCCCGTTTACCACCACGCCCCCGGCCGTAACGACCACCAGCACCACCACGACGGCCGCCCTGACGGCCAGCTCCGCGTATCAGGACGTCGCCTTTGCCCAGGCCGACACCGTGCTGACCACCCACGCCAGCAACCTGCTGCCCCAGCCCGTGCAGGCCGATGGACTAATTAACTTTTACTCGGCCGACGCGGCCGGCAGCTTCGCCCAGCTGTTTCTGGAGCAGGGCACGGTGCTGTCGTACGGGGCCGCGCCGGTGCTCAACTCCACCAAGCGGGCCACCATCAGCTGGCAGCAAACCAGCCCCACGGCGTACAGCGGCTACGTGAGCCGGGCTACCATGCTCACCCTGCCGGTCAGCAGCGTGCCCACCGCCGTAACCGGAGCCGGCGTCACGGGCTTCAGCTTCGAGGCGGCCACGCAGCAGCTGCGCATCACCCTGGCGCAGGCCACCGACTTTCGGGTGGTGCTGGCTTCGCCCAACGGCAGCGTGCTGCCCGTCGAGCTGAGTAGCTTCAGCGCCGCGCGCCCCGGCAGCGCGGTGCAGCTCACCTGGAAAACGGCTTCCGAGCACCACAACCGCGGCTTTGCCGTGGAGCGCCGGGCCGCCACCGAAACCCAATTCCGGGAACTGGTCTTCATCAACGGCGCGGGCAATTCCACTGTCAGCCAAAGCTACCAGTTTCAGG is a window from the Hymenobacter aquaticus genome containing:
- a CDS encoding nucleoside deaminase, with translation MEAPRDEFMRAAIRLSIEKMQAGHGGPFGAVVVKDGRIIAQGFNQVTSTNDPTCHAEVDAIRKACRELGTFQLDDCDLYTSCEPCPMCLGAIYWARPRRVFYGNTKQDAAAIGFDDQFIYDEIEKPLAGRQIPMTQLLRDEALAGFRAWESKEGKTEY
- a CDS encoding heparinase II/III domain-containing protein, with protein sequence MRHLSTTLLLLLVLIHAAAAQTGNWTPPGADASFPRTLLRAADVPQVQTSLLRPAAGALYAGLYQSAQAAPTTDNTSTDGRRARATLAKNAAFVLLLDRQARNGTLSPLAPDEKAALLTTAKTLLESANPNVEVFATLTSPSSYNEWQWRSKELIDYLIAYDLLRGAGETESTLALVRQRLQAFAGNLDSQSVKPFKPVSFLSYEFYKQVKNNHTLMTAAALGMAAVVLNDVGSATYVSRRPTSWINHGLFNLDNVLWQDAQRQSDPAAVAGYAEGPYYFKYAFLNCLPFFRAMGHFLPDNILSYSFGGTTRAIRNPYFDPRYDQLYDWITAILLPDGRLPALEDSYVDMAMPELALTGKSRYVRPLHLSNLSTRQLNSLASQLRDATVDMRAAYLAANLLPAAPTNAPLTALPQSGNLIFRSGNDSLASYLHVYGKGGAAQANSGGHSQADASSFLLYAHGQLLALDPGYLSYGRRDSLGQAANHNLILVDNAGPAIGTPGAPNDAPAAIRNTFQTDKLAYGEVQTSYQTATITRKTLFIRNEYFLLADFVKASAAHTYTWQLHGYGLENGPASTGTFTDNLAGHEGSWQKNGAGLLAHVTATGGASTYAKATNRHELAYNLSEKHTTLLVRKSGAAQTQFLTVLAPFTTTPPAVTTTSTTTTAALTASSAYQDVAFAQADTVLTTHASNLLPQPVQADGLINFYSADAAGSFAQLFLEQGTVLSYGAAPVLNSTKRATISWQQTSPTAYSGYVSRATMLTLPVSSVPTAVTGAGVTGFSFEAATQQLRITLAQATDFRVVLASPNGSVLPVELSSFSAARPGSAVQLTWKTASEHHNRGFAVERRAATETQFRELVFINGAGNSTVSQSYQFQDLAAPAAQLYYRLKQVDTDGKSTYSPVAVVAALQEAAELRVAPVPAQDVLRVAYAGPGQQLELTLLDQQGRVVLRQGFTNQVELNISSLGPGLYFLRATDAAGRLAGKPQKVLIAR